The Cheilinus undulatus linkage group 21, ASM1832078v1, whole genome shotgun sequence region aacGGATAGCATTGATATTATCTTGTAGGAGCAGGAcattttggcactattttgatcCAGACAGTGGAGATGAAGCTGTATGCAGGCTGTGTTGGGTTATTCTCACACAGATCCTCTTGACTGAAGTAATGAGTAACTCTGCAAGGAGGCTCGTGGGCAGCAGTGCTAGTGCTccattagctttgttagctcaGCAACCAATTGAAATTGCTTGGTAACATtatattttagtgggccctgaTTACCAAGTAATTTTAAGTAATAAGtggtaattatctagtaatttctcaacAATGAGGTGGTAATTACTTCTCATATATATTGGCATACTGTCGTGGTGAAGATGGAACTGAGCCAAGAGGcaaagctctcgatttaccagTTAATctatgtcccaaccctcacctatggtcatgaactctgggtaatgactgaaagaatgagatcagaAATACAAGCAGttcgaaatgagattccttaagagggtggctgggctcagccttagggatagggtgaggagctcagacatctggaaGGATCTTGAAGTAGAACTGCTTCTCCTTCACGCTGAATGAaaccagttgaggtggttcgggcatctccTGGGTGTCTTCTTGCAGAAGTCTTCTGGGTACATcctactgggaggagaccccaagGCAGACCCAGCACTAGCTGGAGGTATTATGTATCCCACCTGGCCTGGGAGCACTtcggaatccctcaggaggaactggaaaatgttgtgGGGGAGAGGAATGTCATTTTGTTCTAAGAAATATTACAAGGGTTTGGGATGGAGGGTAAGGATTGGGGTAGAatgccacctaattaccagagaactgccaaaatattacaaggaattacttaaTAATTCATACATTAATACTCGGTAAATACTTACTTAATATTATCAAGCTGTTAGTTTTAAAATAACATCTATTACTatgtaattaccaccttattcttgaatGAATTACCAGATAATTACCATTTATTAGTACAAAATTACTTGGTTATAAGGGCCcaataaaataaagtgctaccaattgttaacctgctgacactgataCTGTGTTCCTATATTAAATAAGTAGTACTTACTTCAGACtgttttctgactgttttcttaACATATGACAAGTtgacaaaaattagttaaagttTGCGCTTAACAGGACTTGAAATTAGTCACCTAGAAACATTCTTAGTACAAACTCCAGAGACTGTTGAAAACCAGATTGGGTACAACATCCAATTGGGTGAATATTTGTGCGTTGGCATAAGGACACCATTTTATTGTCTCTTGAACAGGAATCTTGGATGAAGTTGTACAATTTTTGACCAGAATCAAGACTAAATCCAAACtagaatgggtttaaaatgttgATCCTGGCCAGTGTTGGGTCAGACAAGCTCCCAGATGGTACCAGAGAATGGACTATCTTAAGTTTGAAAGTCTTGGATCAACAACCAAACTGTGAAAATAGCTCATTTGGCATCAATATCTTTGGGATTTGGTCGGAATTTTTAACTCACCAAAGCCGAATCCATTTCAGAAGTTTGGAACTGATTTAAGTGAAAACCATTCAGGCTGTTTGAGTCTCAGATCAGAAAAGACTTTTGATTGAAAGCAAACCAGCATTTGTTGAGCCTTAATAACCAAGTTCTCAAACCGTGATCACTGAGCATTTTGGCATAGCCGGGGGATTCTCAAACCTTAAACTATTTGTGGTCATGGCTCTAGCTGTGGTTgtattctctctttttaaaaacaaacaagctttTGTCGTGTACTTTAGTGTTGGCATTGCAGTACTTCACATGTAGCCTTCAAAACCTGTAAGACAGAGCtgaccaaaacaaagaaaaaatgttaaaaagtatcCTCACTGAGTTTAAGATTAATTTATTCTTTAAAGACACAagtaaatgcaattaaaaaggtaaaatttgTACCTCTGTGTCTGTTGGTGTCCACTTGGTCAACGTTTGTGCTGTGAACATGACGTTTACTGAGCTCCTATTAaatatacagattttttttaatatagacAAAATTCTATACTGTAAGTGTATGACAAAAGAAATGATGTAATGTACTTATGTTAACTTTCATGAAACTTTTTTAATACATTGTGCAATTTTGGCAGCATGATTGTGAAGAAAATAACATTTAGATGACtcactttacatttttatgcaataaaatattatttgaaaaaaaaatctcttttctttcttttcttttgttataAATGTTCTACATTAGATTCAGTTCTTGGAGGACCACTCTGAAGCTTAAACCTTTAAATTTCTAAACTTGTTTTAGACTAGAACTTCAACCTGGTTGAAATATagtgtgaaaaaatattttaccctcttggtttcttattttttttgcatattggTCCCAACTCTATGTttcaaaacagcaaacacattttaatataaccAGATTTACtcagataacctgagtaaatacaaaatgcatttttttagataaatgaTGAATTCATTTATTATGGGAAAAAGTCACCAAAATTACCAGgccatgtgtgaaaatgtttttgactcTAAACCTTATAACTGGTTctgcagcaacaactgcaagcaaggtTTTGGGATAACTGGCCATGAGTCTTTCACACTGATGTAGAGGAGtgttggcccactcttctttgcagaattgttttaatttagccacattggagggtttttaaCCATGAACCACCCGTTTGAGGTCATGTCACCTTGACTAGGCCACCCAGAAACCTTCATATTTTTTAAGCcaatcagaggtggacttgctggtgtgtttaggattattgtcctgctgcataacccaaatGCACTAGACCTTGAgatcatgaactgatggccggatgctcaccttcaggattttctggtagagagcaaaATTCATGGTTCCAATCAACTGTGCAAgtcgtccaggtcctgaagaaGGAAAGCTGCtctagaccatcacactactACGGTGGCCGAGAGGTCTCACacaaatgcaaattcaaaatgctttgcaaaaagaaaaaccacGACGACagttgagaaaaacacaaaaacaaaagttcacaacacaaatacaaaaacctGCTGCAGCGCATGAATCCAAACAGTGCTGCACATGGATACACAAACTCAGCACAGCGCggaggcaaacagattccacaacagcacaaaaatacaacaacttggcgcagcagatgcaaataaaaagtcaggtCACAACGGAAGAGGGGCTGTTATTAGGGACGGACCTGCTAACATGCTAACGGCTCTGTCAGCCGAGTTTATGTATCCATGCGCGGCACTGAGTGTTTGGATTCATgcgctgcagcaagtttttgtatttgtgttgtgaacctatctttttgtgtttttctcaaatgttgtcgtgttttttctttttgcaaagcattttgaatttgcattcgtgtGAGACCTCTCGGCCACTGTACACTACCACCACCTTGTTTGGCTGTCGGTATGATGTTGCTtttataaaatgctgttttatttttatgccagatgtaatCGAGCACCAActtcaaaaagttcaacttttttttgccagcttACAGAATATTTTCTCTTAAAGTCTTGGGGATTATCAagatggggttttttttggtaaattgtGAGAAGAGCCTTTGTGTACTTTTTGGTCAgtagtggttttggccttggaactctcccatggatgccattttggCCCCGTggctttcttattgttgaatcatgaactgtgaccttaactgagtcagtgaggccagcaggtctttagatgttcagggttcttttgtgacctcctggatgagtcatcgtaattaattttaagtaattttttttttagtaattttggtaggcggACCACTCCTGGGATGGTTCACCAGtattccaagttttctctatttgtggacaatggctgtCACAGAGGTCTGTTGAAGTCCAAAATGCTCAACTTCACCTTtctctgatattaaaatttgtttaattAAGCTGTATTGAAGAACACTTCACACTAGAGATGAGATATGCACTAATGTGGAAAATATTGGGTAAAGAAATAAATAGAGAAGAGCAATCTGATTACTTCACGGAATTTTCTACAAtcatctgctttttaaaaatggcacacACATTATCCTGTTGCTCACTACCTTCTGTCAACATAAAAACTTCAACATGTTAAAAAGTCAGCTTTAATGAGAAACAGAACCAATGAAAGTTGTTAACACAAGATTTTATTGGTAACTGCTAAATGTTTTGGGTTGGTGAATGAAGACCATGTCAGAGGATCGACTGCTGGGAGGACAGGTTTTGCAGGGATGGGGTCTTTGGGGTGAGTGGGGTCCAGTTGGGTGTAGATAATTGGGCTTTGGTCGGCTAATTTACTCATACAGCCAGGGCTGGGTGGCGGGGGTGTAGTTAACAAACTCCTCGGCCTTGAACCACAGGTCGACCTCAGTCTTGGCATTCTCCAGGGTGTCGCTGCCGTGGATGATGTTCCTTGAAAAACAAAGGAAGAAGGTTAGTGGTGGAATGAATGGATGATTGAATGTTGTTAAATTATgttaaattaatgcaaaatatcaacatttttcagatggatgtaCGGATAAATACATTCCAACGGGAACTAATCGACCATACTTTACGTATTATTCTAGGTAAGTTTAATTACGCAGTTTTACTTACAAATGACAGAGGACTGCCAGGAAATAataaactaattttttttttatcaatgacATGATAATATGAGGCTGTTACTTACCTGCCAATGTTGATGCACAGGTCTCCACGGATGCTGCCAGGCTTGGAGTCAGCAGGGTTGGTCTCACCCAGCATCATCCTGACCAGCTTCACAATGTTCTGACCCTCCCACACCTGTGGACACATTACCACACCTGTTACATGAGTGGTCACGTAAGTATGGCCTTTTGGATAAAGAATCATTGGTTGAATTTAAGTTAGGAGGACCAGGTTTTGGAGCCTTTAAAGAGGGACACTTAAATTATACCACAGAGCCCATAGTACATTTGGACTTTTCATTAGTGCAACTTTTAATACCATAAAAGTTGCCTCAGCAgatgaaaagttatttttcttaCAACAAACCAAAACTTGAATTAGAAAACGGAGCTACGGTAAATACCTCCAACACTAAAACTCATAAAAATGTatctaaaattaaacatttttgcaaaattaaaaacaaacaaaactggcAAACCAGCAATACAAAacgaattaaaacaaaactgaaattaaaaacaaaagcaaactaaaaaaatctgaaactacAGGCTTAGGCTTGTGCCGAAGTTACATTTTCAATGCAGGAGTTTTACAATTAATAAATAGTTTCCAGTGTGGTATTAATAAACTTAATCTAGTCAAGTATCTGAATGCATCCTCACCATTAAGACATGCTGAGACAAAGGCTGTTAAATCTGGACTGTAAAGCTGTGAGTTAAAAGGAATGTGCAACACATTGAAGTTGA contains the following coding sequences:
- the LOC121503529 gene encoding nucleoside diphosphate kinase B-like; amino-acid sequence: MERTFIAVKPDGVQRGLCGEIIKRFETRGFRLVAAKFLQASEDHMKKHYLDLKDMPFYAGLCKYMSSGPILAMVWEGQNIVKLVRMMLGETNPADSKPGSIRGDLCINIGRNIIHGSDTLENAKTEVDLWFKAEEFVNYTPATQPWLYE